A window of Schistocerca cancellata isolate TAMUIC-IGC-003103 chromosome 1, iqSchCanc2.1, whole genome shotgun sequence genomic DNA:
TGCACATTGGAACCAAAATAAAAACAGCAGTTCAGTCACAAATTAGACTTATATTGGAATAACACAACCTCGTGGTCACTCTACCATGAGAGAATAAAGTTATTTTGAAAGCACCATTGGCATATTTTTATTTAACagtaaaatataatacataatctcTTCTAACACTTTGAACCTGGTACTACATTTGTTCCTTAATGCACTGTGGTGAGCAACTTATAAATTAGTTGCTATGACAATTGTACCTCTCTCAAGATGTCACATAGGTCATAAAACTGTTGAGCAAAACAGGTGAATAGAAGAGGGGAAAGCCAGATTTTACTTGTTACATTGGTGGAACCTCAAAATTTCCCTAAAATATTAGATTGTGAAAATTAATGAGAACCACGTTCAGCAAATTAAATAAAGCATTTGTCTAGTTTAATTCTGAACTCAAAATTGATACAGAAATATGACCTACTCAGCAGTATTATTTGAGATAGGTCTACTACAAAAGTTGCCAACTCCACAAGGAACAAAACATATCTGCAGTTATCTAGTTGAACCAGTGGAAGCGTGAACCATATCTGGCTGGTGGCCGTGGGTAATCTTCTGGTAAATAAGGAGTAGCATCCGGATAGATTGCAGGTTTTTCTTCCTCTGGTTTTGGTCGTTTTGTATCTATTACTTTTGCTTCACAGAAGTAACCAAATGGAGGGCGTTCCAGGTTCAGATTATCCAGCATACATTTATCAAATGCTCCCTGTGTCTTGCGACAGCTgtgaagaaaattatgtatgtatgAGCTCACATGTCTAACATCTTGCTACAgatcaaatgctaatgaaactactGCTGCAAAACCATTCATACAATGAAAACATATCAAAACTAACTACTGTATACACTGATTCTAGCTCCCGTAATTGagatttttttcctctctctctctctctctctttctctaacacacacactcacacacacaaaattgtaaaAAACATCTAGTTCTGAATTAGAAAATaatgcatttgggggggggggggggggggttcgagagGTTATCTTATATCTTTATGCAAGTGCAATGTTATTGcaataggaaaggaaataactgaagCACTTCTGGCAATGATGAATATGTTACTATCATGCTATGTGGCAAGTGATTCCTTCAGCATATATGGGATAGTAATATCATCCTTCCAGATAACGCACATCATGCACAGCACCAAAGTACTTTCAACATTACAACTAAGATACTTTATCAATATTTGcagaaatttttcttttcaaaaagtACACTGTGGTTTCAAGGCAGTTTAATTTAGCAACTATTACTTTCTTAACATTCAGTTATTATTTATACAGAAGTACTGGCATCAGATATACATAACAATGTGAGATTACTACTAATTCAATTGTGTTTTACTGATATGAGGGACTATGTGTTGTTATTGTTGATCTATTTATTTTAGCACACTAAAGGGGCACAACACAATATGGCAACACTTCTAAAAGCAACACAGACTGCTCAAATTGAAAAATTGTCCATGTTATACTTCAAGGATGTCAGCATCACTTCAGTacaaattaccaagtaatttttatttacaGATGCCATCTTGAAGCTAGGATATGTATCCTTAATTGAACTGTTTCTTATATTTGAAAATTCTGTGGCAAATGAAAAACTGCAAGCAGCTCTATGATCAAAGTGCCATGCTAAATTATACGGCCCAACAGTTATGGTGAACAGATTTACAAACAAGTGCAGTGTATTTATCTCCAATTTGAATGCACTTGTTATTGGAATCTTGCACTCACATCATACAATGGATAAagatgattttattattttataaagctACTTGCAGTTTCCACAAAATAAAGAACACAACACGAAAGAACTGTAAAAGACATTAGGTACACAAAAGGTAGTGCACTTACTACTTGTACTCCAAAAGGCTGCTAGACTTATCAATACAGTTTGTGTATTGCTCAAACTCCTGCTGACACGACTTTTTCACTTTCCTAAAAAACTCAAGCGAGCAGTTCGTTACAGCTTTTCCTTCTTCCAGGCATTTCCGTGGATCTTTCCATTCAGTCCGACATAGCATAAATTCCTGTATTGAAGGTCGCGGGTTAAAGAAATGGCAAAGTATTATCACAGAGAATGGGGTCACATTTTGGTTGGAGCGTTAAGTTAAGATCTGACATACAGATCTTCGTTAAACAACAAATTGCACGAAAGATAGCATTAAAACTATTTTATTattgagttcacaccacacatgACACGATAAAAACTACTTCACCAAGCATAGCAAGGGAATTGACTACCAAGTTCATAGGAAATGTTAAAAAGTGTCGTGAAACGACTCCTCCAACAAGTTTTGGCATGGACGTAGGCCAAGTTCAGTATTCCGGTAATCTGGACATGGTCACTAAATAACAATGGCTATttgtgttatttattattattatttatggtcGTTCAAAACTGGTTACCTATTCTTTCAAGGGTAACTTACATTATTTGcctgttcacaatattttcctaAATGGAAGGCACCAGCTCGTAAAGCTGGTGATCCTAAGTTAACTTCTTGTACAGTTAGTTCCTCCTCAGTGGGTAGTTGTACATCTGCTGTTAAAACCATTTCACTTCCGTTAACTTGATACTAAACAGAAAAAAAAGCAAatatttctttccaatttacgCTTTTCGTCTGTATCCCAGTTTGATCAAAACAATAACTCCATGCACATTTGCATGGCAGGCAACCTTACAGCTCGGTTTCGGTTAAGCCAACATTGAAAACTTAAATGTGTAATCAGCTGACGGAAGCTTAGATGTAAATAGTTTTCAGAAACTCTGTAATCGACTGTGTTTAGAAAGCATATCCTACTCACTAGTCAACGGGTAGCAAAGCGTAACGAGCTATAAAAGtatagtagtagatgaattttaccatttgggcagcgaaataactgatgagaggatataaaaatggatacttctatttattatttatttatttatttcttactccgTCGATCCGTCTGTGATAAGCGCACAAGGAAATAGAGTGTGTCAATTCATTTTTTTTACGTTTTATGTGGCAATCTGTGATCTTTTTAAACAAATCATTACCGTGCAGAGGTAGTAAGATAACAAAAGGACTGTAGTGATACATTATTTCGACAtagaaagtttaaaaaaatgaGTAGCTACATAATTGTTCAATCTTACGTTATATTAAATTGTACATATGCTTTtattctaaaagattttttttttcattttgaataaGAAGCTCATCTTCGTTCCAGAAGAAATTGCCTCACAGGCTCCCTAAACGTGGACATCTTATCAAACTTACATTTAATATATGAATGGAGAGTATTACACACTCTTGTGCCATTGCACTGCACACCATTCTGCATCACTGTCAAATTTTTACAATCATTGTATAATTCATGTTTTTGCCCTGTATTATATTCATGATTTGCTATTTCTTTTATACAACTCAGCATTTTTACTGATGAAACATGTAAGTGAACATATACGTTGAGAAGCAATAGTAAGAATTTTTAGTTTCTGGAAAAAGTTTCTGCAACTAGATGTACAGTCTCCGCCACACATTATCCTTACAAAACGTTTCTGGGCCAAGAATATTTTCTTTGGTAGTGAATGGTTTCCATAAAATATAATTCATATATCATTATCGAACAGGGATATCTACGGTATGCTGCTGTCATAGTACTTAAGTTCCCACTCTCAGAGATAATACATATGGCAAAACTCGATGAGCCAAGTTTCTTGTGAAGACCTTTAGTATATTACTACACTACTAGATCTGCAACGTTTACCTATCATGACTGGACAGACTGCATCAGGATTACATATATATGACTTATTTATCATTTTTCATATAATATAATGAAGAATATTCACAAATGAGACAGTACTATTTTGTTCATTCTCTTCGGTCACtactgaagaatttttcagtgaagTGTAATGGGTGTTCTTTCATGTCATGTGAAATTTTCCTTTTGAATGGTTCTGGCGGCAGGGACTCCACTTGTCAGGGCAATGAGCCGAACATTTTGAAAGCAACCACTGGAAAATTATCTTGAGTTCCAAACAGTCGACAGTTTGGTATGTCAATGTTCCTCTTGTAGTGAGTGTCATGATTATGCACGTCGTGCCTCATGCTGAAAATTCCTTGGCTGTATTTTGAACTGATTACACATAGAAGCATATAATGCCTGAAGATTGTCATTTTTCATAACAGTATGAATACAGGCTTGCAATGTTCCAGTCTTTTGCTTAATGTAATGATTGTGACTGCTTTCTTTTGTACCATCCTTGGATCCTTCAGAGTGTCCCCATAACAGTAGGCCATAATTTATGTGGCTATGAAATAGTGCATAATACAGATGTTATAAGGTCTACTTTAGTTAATACACTTTCTAGTCTTCCCAGGAGATACATTACACAGGAGAGCTTGGATCACAGATAAACTGTGTGCTCATTCATTGATTGTTTTGGGTCAGTCATGAATCTCAGCAGTATGACAGCCTCCATCTTAATGTGGTATCCAACATTGCTAAGATACATATCAGATGTTGTGTTTTTTCGTCATTCATTTTTCACTTGATTTTCGAttaaccattttttgatgttttcAGACAATATACCTGTTGCTTGTGGAGGTTGAGCAGCAGGTTTCCTTTAGTAAAAAGGGTGGTGTCATCAGTAAACTGTAATATTTGTATGTTCCAACCCATATCATTGATGTAAGTAAGGAAGATGAGAAGCCCTATAATGGATCCATGGGGTACACCATTCTCGAGTGTTTGTTCTTGGGAGATTGCACCATGAACTGATACTACCAGCTTTCGGTTTTCAAGATAGGATTGAAGAGCAGCCAGCACAACACCTTCAGTACCACAGCACTTTAATATATTAAAAGTAGTATTTTGTGTGAGAAGCAGTCAGATGCCTTCCTGAGGTCAtagagtgtcagtgccacactttCCCTGTCTTTAAACACTTGCCTTATCTTCCTTCTTAAGTCCATTGCTGCTGTAACTGTCGACTTACCATTGCGAAAACCATGCTGTGTCCTGAAAGAGTTTATTGCCTTCGAAGCGATTTTGTAGCTGGTGTTTTGTTACAGACTCCATAATTTTAGCCAGAATGGGGATTATGAAAATTGGTCTGAAACTGGATCCTTCATATgggtactcttttttttttttgagtggtacTGTTCATGACactttcaggaattctgggaagataCCAAGCAATAAATATTGGTTGATTACTATGGCTAGTGGTTGAGCAAGCTCTGGAATTATTTTCTTGAGGATTGTGTGGGACATGCCATAGATATCGGCACTCTCTGAATGTTTGTATGTGTTCACTATTTTTAAAGTGTCTTTAGGGTGAAATTCCTTCCACTTTTTAATAGTGCAACAGCTTACGTTTTTTATATGAGCTAATTTCATTTACACTATTTCTTACTATCTTTACGAAGTACTGATTGAAGGTATTAGGACTACAGTAACTTAAGGTAGAAGTAGTCTTCTTTCTGTGCTCATTTACCAAATTTCAAGCTGCTTTTCGTGGATTATGAGACTCTTTAATGATCTCGTCATTGTATTCCTTCTTTGCATCCTCCACTCCCTTTCTGTAAACCCTCTTGGCTTGCAAATAGTTGCAATGAAGCAGATCTTCAGTTGGAAGATCTAAAGCTATCTTCATATGGTCCATGATCATTAATACAATGCCTATTAATGTATCTAGGTCAGGTGTACACGACCTCTTCACTGTAATAGATTTTTCCCATCATCTGATTTCCCCAAAGGAAACTTCTTGAGGGTTACTGGGAACatgtcatcaaattttgttttcaggaTTTGGGTGAATAGACATTCAGATGAGTCACTGGCCCCCATTTCTGCAATTTTCTGTTGTCAATTGACATAAGACAGCACTGCTTTAAGGTCATTTAATCTCTCTTCTTTGATAAACCTGTTACTGAATGTGTAGCTTGAGTGCCTTGTGCTAGGTTGCAGTTTCCTCTTACTCTTCATGCTGAGTTCCATTACTAATGCACTGTGATCTGCAATCAACTAATCCCAAATACTGAGGGTGGTGATAACTGTATCTAGACAGTATCATCCATAATTGGGAATTTGTTTGCTACAAACAGCTCATATCTTCATGAAGACTTTCTCTTTAGTACTTCCATCACCTGCATGCATGTTGAAGTAACCACAAAATCCACTTTCAGACTTAAGGTGTGTAACATAAGATAAACAGTTGTCCATCTGTGCAACAGACAACAACGAGACCAATATTTGCTAACACTATTGAAACCAGTTGGAGTCCTGGTCTATACAAAAGTTGTTTAAATCAATTTCCTTTACACTAAGATTTTTGTCTGCATATGCAAATACGCCACCATGAATTGTAGTAGCTCGATACCACGAGTTTACCACATCTAAATATTAAATAGATTTGCAATAGTCACCATCTGCTTCAGCCACTTATACATAAAAATCTGGTTCACTTTTTCTATGAAGAATGATAGAATGTTCACCTTGGTTCTTAAACAATGCACATTGTCACTTGCTATAACACAGTCATCACTAATGTTCTTTCTATATGATAGTCTGTGGTCCTGGTTTTCAGACTCTCTTTTATTGGGGCATTGGTTGATCTGCAGAATAAAAAACACCTTCTTACAGTATTTTTAGGCCACACAGCAGTGTTCATTATCTTGTCCTTTGGATGGAAGTCAACGCCAATTTTGAAGCTGTTGTTGACATCCTTAGTTTCTAGTTTCTATGCTCTGGAAGGATTTTCTACAGAAATCTTATTACATTTCCAGTTGTGGCTTTTTTGACTTTTCCTAAATGGGACCATGCCCTTTTATCTCTGTATAGCATTCCTCGCTCATCAGCAGTGCCTATTATCAGATTGTTTCCGTAGCTGTCACTTGAATTTCTGACTGATACTATATCAGGTGACCCGCTAGGTTAGcccagagcgctaatgcgctgcttcctggactcgggtaggtgcaccggccccggatcgaatctgcccggcggattaacgatgaagggccagtgtgccggtccacctggatgtggtttttaggagctTTTCCACATGCCCCTaggcgaatactgggctggtccccaggtCCTGCCTCAGTtccatgactcgcagacatttgaaacacgttcgcactctttACCGCTCTACACTAGATGCAAACAGCTGGGATATACTACTTTCGTCTCggagggtatggggtggcgacaggaagggcatttgGCCACCCTCCGTAACTAATATTACCAAAATCCATAGTAACTACCCAGAACTAgcagtagctggagtgggatcCAGATACAACAATAACTATGTCAGGTGCTTGGAATATTGGCACTTCTTTCTCAATAGGTTTTTGAAGTGCAGTTTTATACAGCAGTGTTGGCTGTACAGATCCATTCTGAGTCACTTCATGCCTGTTGTTGATTTGTTGTTTTGCTGTAGCAGATGACACTTGCTTATCTCCACACTGAGCAATTCTTTTCCTATGATGTTTCCATGCCAGTCTGTATttttagcgggggggggggggggggctgaccgtTTCTCTTTTGAAAAACTCACAGAGTTGTGAAGACTATTTTGATCATTACTGACACcagtttctgaaatgtataaagaaATATTATTCAAGCATCAATTCTCTGTGCTTCATGAACCATAGgctctttgttgttatttatttgtcTCTTTATTTGTCTCAGTTTGTTATGTAGACCTATCTTATTGGCAATGTTCTTTTCATgtccattttttcatttgttaataGAGACATTATCCACACACAAATACTGCATTACCTCATGGATTGCAGACTCTTTATTACTATTTACTTCTTCCAACTTGCCTATCGCGATTGtaattagttatgtcatgttctgtagatcatttgcaagattattttatcgatatgatgttgtTTTCATGCCCACACTCAGTTTGTTTCTTAAGGAATGCTGATGGCTGTGACATACTTCGATTCGAATTTGGAATATTTGTGCCAGAGCTATGTGTTACAGATTAAATAATCGACTCTTGATTCGCATTTAAGCATTTAATGGAGCCATTTTTAGCTGTAAATGTAACGTTTTTTCGCCCTTTTCCACTTCTTTCATGAGATGTTTTTGTCAGATGTGACACTAGTTTTTCGCCCTTTTCCACTTCTTTCGTGAGATGTTTTTGTCAGATG
This region includes:
- the LOC126091570 gene encoding NADH dehydrogenase [ubiquinone] 1 alpha subcomplex subunit 8, which codes for MVLTADVQLPTEEELTVQEVNLGSPALRAGAFHLGKYCEQANNEFMLCRTEWKDPRKCLEEGKAVTNCSLEFFRKVKKSCQQEFEQYTNCIDKSSSLLEYKYCRKTQGAFDKCMLDNLNLERPPFGYFCEAKVIDTKRPKPEEEKPAIYPDATPYLPEDYPRPPARYGSRFHWFN